Genomic DNA from Setaria italica strain Yugu1 chromosome V, Setaria_italica_v2.0, whole genome shotgun sequence:
TTTGTCCTGTGCTGCTGCCCCCTCCCCACCGTCACCACGGCCGCCACCCTCGCCGACGCGGAAGGCGAGGGCCGCGACGGCAGGGACCGCACCAACGACCTCACCGACGACCTCCTCCGCCAGGTCGTCTCCCACCTCCCCATCAGGGACGCCGTGCGCACCACCACGCTCTCCACACGCTGGCGCCACATCTGGCACTCCGCGCCGCTCGTCCTCTTCGACCAGCATATCTCCGCCGCCACCGAAGCCCAGCACGTCGCCGCCATCAGCAGCATCCTCGCCAGCCACACGGGCCCGCGGATCCGCACCGCCCACCTCACCGGCTTCAACTTCCACGATCGCAAGCCCGAGCTCGCCCAGTGGGCGCGGATCCTCGCCGAAAAGGACGTCGAGGACCTCGTCCTCATCACAAGGCCCCGCGTCGGGTTCGGGAACGCCCTCATCACCAGCACCTTTGGCTATCCCGGGCTCGACCTCCCCGCCGACATCCTCCTCCGCTGCAAAAAACTCCGCCGCCTCTACCTCGGTTATTGGGCGTTCCCAAAGATCACCAACCTCCCTGGTGGCGTCGGCGTCTTCCCCGACCTTGAAGAGCTTGCCATCCTTAACACTTACACGAAGGACAATGACCTCGACCACATGCTCGCTTCCTGCCCCGCGCTCAAGAAGCTGGCGCTCGTCCTGAACTACCTCAAGCCAGAGCATGTCCGCCTCCGCGGCAAAGAGCTCGAGTGCGCGATCGTCTGCTCATCCGTTGCGGACGTCGCGCTGGAGGCAAAGTGCCTGAAGCGGCTCATCATGTGGGATATGTGGGCACCTGATTTAGCGATCCGAATTGCTGGAGATGTACCTGCGCTGAAGGTGCTTGGATACTTGGATGCAGGATGCCACCAGCTCCAATTTGGGGGGGTCCAGGTGATGTCTGATGATATGATACTCCTGTGTATGAATGATCACCTCATAACTAGCTGTCTATGTTCTAGTGTCTGATGATATGTGGATGCATTGCAGGTGCAGGCTGGCACGAATGCAAGCCCAATGCGCAGGGTCCCGAGTGTCAAAATCTTAGCAATAAGGGTGGATTTCAGTGAATTCAGGCAAGTTCAGAAGCTGCCCAGTTTCCTCGGATGCTTTCCCAACATCGAGATATTGCATGTGGAGGTAACTATCTTCATGATAATCCAGTCATTTGACATTTTCATCGTCACTAGCATGGTTCTTCTGTAATAATTCTGGTGTTTGCTAATTTTCAGTCTTCTGCAAGTTATGAATTGAGAAAGAACTACGCCAAGTTCTTCGAGGAGCTCGGTCCCATTGAATGTTTGCTATTCCACATCACAAAGGTGTTTCTCTACGATTTCCGAGGTCATCAAAGTGATATGGAATTCCTCAAATATCTGGTCTCGAGAGCAAGTCAGATGCAAAAGTTGACACTTGTGTTGCCTTTTGAAGATCTTAAGCATTCTGTGGATGAGAATAAGATCAAGGTTCTACTTGGTGAACTACTACTGGAACCTGAATGGGCTACTGAAACTTGTAAGGTTTTGCTTCTGAGGCCTGTAGCAGAGCTTGTTTGCTTCTTCCACAGGGCATTTGATCTTTCTATTGAGGACCCGTTTCTCAAGGATGATGGGGAGGAGCTCTTCAGCTCCATGAAAAGGAGAGAACAAGATGTTAACTGAACAAGCGCCAGTAGATGAGTTCACCAGTATTGAGGACCCTTGTAATCTGATTGACAAGAAGGCGGTTAAATGTTTCAGAATCTAAACTTGTTTTTTGGGGTAGTATTGTCAAGCTAATCATGAAACAAAATCTGAACTGCGTTGCATAGCGTCAGCATTGCAGCATGATGGCTGTATTTGTTGATATTCCGTAACTATCTGCAGTTTGATTCTGAAAGACTGACATTTGAGACAGTATATTGCGTAACCCTCGTATACTTACATTAGAATTTCACTTTTGAAAATCATTCCATGTATTCATCACTATGTGTCCTTTTGGTCTCTACGTGCATGTGTTATGAATTTCAACAGGTTATTTTTCCTGTTGCCCAGAGTTGCTATTCTGGCCTGTCTGTGTTTGAATCAGTGCAGAAACAAGAATTTGGTCATGATGACAAGTACACCTGCATCTTTCAAACTTTTCTTTCCAGCATGTTGTATGTAACAGAAATTTAGCATGTTTATTCTGGGCAATTGGTGAATGTCTGTGCTTTGCCTGATATATGTTGCTTTTGTCTCTGAATTTTCTCTCAACTTGTTGCTTCCACAAAATCTTGTTAGTCATGCTTTCAGATAGGTGCTGCTAGCACGTCAACTTAACTATGCATGCTTTACTTCCAGTATTCAAGCTTGGCACAGTTTGCTCCTAGCAGGTTAACTTCATTTCCAAAGTTTTACTGCCGTTTCAGCTTGGCACAGTTGCCATCCTTTCTTCTTGCTTGCCTTACCTTGTACTTGAACATGCATACTGGGCTACTGGCCATTTCAGATGACCTATGCTACTTGAACAGGCTGTTTGTTCTTGAGGGGGCACTGAAGGCCAGCTGGATCTATTTTGCAAGAACATTCCTCCTCTCTGATGGACCCTGGACCCCCTCCGCTTCAATTTGAGACTCGCAAGGAGGCACCGGCCGGAATCCTCTCCTAATCGAATTCGTCCCCTCCCCTGCAAAATCAAATCCCCATTccccccaccgccaccggccgAAACCTTCCTCTCCTGTTCTCCGCACCGGCCGCCATGGCATTGGCCTTGTTTAGGGAAGTTATCCTCCGTGACGTCCTGTCCTACCGCCCCGGCCTCGCCGTCACCAGGCGCGCCACCCTCCGCGCCGCGGACGGCGAGGACCGCATCACCGCCCTCCCCGACGACATCCTCGGCCTCATCTCTCCCGCCTCCCCATCGACGACGCCGTGCTCACCACCATGCTCTCCTCCCGCTGGCGCCGCATCTGGCACCGCGTGCCGCTCGTCCTCTGCGACGACCACATCCCCGCCTCCACCGAAGCGAGCGCATCGCCACCAT
This window encodes:
- the LOC101770992 gene encoding F-box/FBD/LRR-repeat protein At1g13570, which produces MAATLADAEGEGHDGRDSFRISDLICDHDDDDLISFVLCCCPLPTVTTAATLADAEGEGRDGRDRTNDLTDDLLRQVVSHLPIRDAVRTTTLSTRWRHIWHSAPLVLFDQHISAATEAQHVAAISSILASHTGPRIRTAHLTGFNFHDRKPELAQWARILAEKDVEDLVLITRPRVGFGNALITSTFGYPGLDLPADILLRCKKLRRLYLGYWAFPKITNLPGGVGVFPDLEELAILNTYTKDNDLDHMLASCPALKKLALVLNYLKPEHVRLRGKELECAIVCSSVADVALEAKCLKRLIMWDMWAPDLAIRIAGDVPALKVLGYLDAGCHQLQFGGVQVQAGTNASPMRRVPSVKILAIRVDFSEFRQVQKLPSFLGCFPNIEILHVESSASYELRKNYAKFFEELGPIECLLFHITKVFLYDFRGHQSDMEFLKYLVSRASQMQKLTLVLPFEDLKHSVDENKIKVLLGELLLEPEWATETCKVLLLRPVAELVCFFHRAFDLSIEDPFLKDDGEELFSSMKRREQDVN